The following coding sequences lie in one Euhalothece natronophila Z-M001 genomic window:
- a CDS encoding MgtC/SapB family protein translates to MVWFEVAIRLVVAFLLGSALGFERQWRQRMAGLRTNTLVSTGAALFVILSVLTPEEASPTRIAAQVVSGIGFLAGGVILREGLTVRGLNTAATIWCAAAVGALSGAGFLSEAFMGAIAVLLSNTVLRYFSHKINQQPLDGTDIELCYQCSLTCREKDEARVRSLLLQSLSMGDMKLRSLRSEDIAEEAGKVVVEAELATQNRNDKLLEQVISRLSLEPMITSASWTISEQQLS, encoded by the coding sequence ATGGTATGGTTTGAGGTTGCAATTCGGCTGGTGGTTGCTTTTTTATTAGGCTCTGCTTTGGGGTTTGAGCGTCAATGGCGACAAAGAATGGCGGGATTACGCACGAATACTTTGGTTTCTACTGGGGCAGCATTATTTGTCATTCTCTCGGTATTAACCCCTGAAGAGGCTAGCCCGACTCGAATTGCTGCACAAGTGGTTTCGGGAATTGGTTTCTTAGCAGGTGGGGTAATTTTACGGGAAGGGTTAACTGTTCGTGGCTTAAATACGGCGGCGACGATTTGGTGTGCCGCGGCAGTTGGTGCGTTATCAGGGGCAGGTTTTCTCTCGGAAGCCTTTATGGGCGCGATCGCGGTTTTATTGTCGAATACGGTTCTGCGATACTTTAGTCATAAAATTAATCAACAGCCTTTAGACGGAACAGACATCGAACTTTGCTATCAATGCTCCCTGACTTGTCGGGAAAAAGATGAAGCCCGAGTCCGCAGTTTGTTATTACAATCCCTCAGTATGGGGGACATGAAACTGCGATCTTTACGCAGTGAGGACATTGCAGAGGAAGCTGGAAAAGTCGTTGTCGAAGCAGAGTTAGCGACCCAAAATCGCAATGATAAGCTGTTAGAACAAGTAATTAGTCGTTTAAGTTTAGAGCCTATGATTACCAGTGCCAGCTGGACAATTTCTGAGCAACAATTGAGCTAG
- a CDS encoding cation:proton antiporter — MEAEAVEIAELPNILVFGLFLMFGGRAYAIARYLRLPRVTLLVISGIIIGPSFLNLVPDEIVGLFPIMSYIALSMIAFRLGETFINFDLLKTGPKIFAISFGKTLVAATLVFTIAYWIQNDLVLALLLAGLAPASAPAATLDVISETNAKGPLTDTIVRVLATDNVLGITLFSIFLVVGEIITGAGNPSQEMIAGAWEIGGAFLLGLVIGWPMARLAGALKKGKPSLLEITGFLLLCTGLAYQLHVSYLLACIVLGATVAKNRAQPKTNIFGTIEEVSEPFLVIFFLLAGCELDVSALASLGLIGILYVFARCLGFVIGGGIAARLVNAEPVVQENIGWSLFPQAGVALGLAVLTLDHFPGLGQFLVSIIVSTTVIFELFGPTVTQWRLFKAKETIQAAETVSSDDLPFVQKSK; from the coding sequence ATGGAAGCAGAAGCGGTCGAAATTGCAGAACTGCCTAATATTTTAGTTTTCGGTCTATTTTTAATGTTCGGCGGACGAGCCTATGCCATTGCTCGTTATCTGCGTCTGCCTCGGGTTACCCTACTTGTAATTTCAGGAATTATTATTGGCCCCTCCTTCTTAAACCTCGTTCCTGACGAAATTGTGGGACTCTTTCCCATTATGTCCTACATTGCACTATCCATGATTGCTTTTAGGCTCGGGGAAACCTTTATTAACTTCGATCTTCTCAAAACGGGGCCGAAAATTTTTGCTATTTCTTTCGGTAAAACTCTAGTGGCAGCCACCCTTGTTTTTACCATAGCCTACTGGATTCAAAATGATCTGGTTTTAGCCCTCTTGCTAGCAGGATTAGCCCCAGCTTCGGCACCTGCTGCCACCCTTGATGTCATTAGCGAAACCAACGCTAAAGGGCCTCTAACCGATACCATTGTTCGAGTCTTAGCAACTGATAACGTTTTAGGCATTACCCTCTTTAGCATTTTCTTAGTGGTTGGGGAAATTATTACTGGCGCTGGAAACCCCTCTCAAGAAATGATTGCTGGAGCTTGGGAAATTGGAGGAGCTTTTCTCCTTGGTTTAGTAATTGGTTGGCCGATGGCTCGTTTAGCTGGGGCTTTAAAAAAAGGAAAACCCAGTTTATTAGAAATTACAGGGTTCCTTCTTCTGTGTACTGGTTTAGCTTACCAATTGCACGTGTCTTATCTCTTGGCTTGTATCGTGCTTGGTGCGACAGTGGCAAAAAATCGCGCTCAACCGAAAACAAATATTTTTGGCACAATTGAAGAAGTCAGTGAACCTTTCTTGGTGATTTTCTTCCTTTTAGCAGGGTGTGAGTTAGATGTTTCAGCACTGGCTTCTCTGGGCTTAATTGGGATTCTGTATGTTTTCGCCCGTTGTTTGGGGTTTGTCATTGGAGGTGGAATTGCTGCTCGTTTAGTCAATGCAGAACCAGTCGTGCAAGAAAATATTGGCTGGAGCTTATTTCCCCAAGCAGGAGTAGCATTAGGATTAGCTGTTCTTACTCTTGACCATTTCCCAGGCTTAGGTCAGTTTCTAGTATCAATTATTGTTAGCACTACAGTTATCTTTGAATTGTTTGGCCCCACGGTTACCCAATGGCGTTTATTTAAAGCGAAAGAAACCATCCAAGCAGCAGAAACCGTTTCTTCTGATGATTTACCCTTTGTGCAAAAAAGTAAGTAA
- a CDS encoding alpha/beta hydrolase, whose translation MIYVLAVGAIAYLVAGFTLFATQRKLVFFPSQIIQATPSEYNLPYESVYIPMGEEEYIHGWWMPSESSEAPVLLYLHGNGGNVGTNLPRAERFHSVGFSVFLIDYRGYGKSEGRFPNEERVYEDAQAAWRYLVEEQNISPDNLYVFGHSLGGAIALELANRQPEIPGLIVEGSFTSIKDMATHIGQYNWLPLNWVLTQRFNSKEKLSSLDMPIFYIHGTNDPVVPYEMSKELYQASKGEAELWLVEGAGHHDIGEIMGGTYEQKVWDFVMEKNPSLSPQP comes from the coding sequence ATGATTTATGTTTTAGCAGTTGGCGCGATCGCGTATTTAGTGGCTGGTTTTACCCTATTTGCCACCCAAAGAAAACTGGTCTTTTTCCCCTCTCAAATCATTCAGGCAACTCCTAGTGAGTATAACTTGCCCTATGAATCCGTTTATATTCCCATGGGAGAGGAGGAATATATTCATGGCTGGTGGATGCCCAGTGAGTCTAGTGAGGCCCCTGTTTTACTCTATTTACACGGTAATGGGGGCAATGTGGGAACCAATTTACCTCGGGCGGAACGTTTTCATTCAGTGGGATTTTCTGTATTTCTCATTGATTATCGGGGATATGGGAAAAGTGAGGGGCGCTTTCCGAATGAAGAACGAGTGTATGAGGATGCCCAAGCCGCTTGGCGGTATTTAGTGGAAGAACAGAATATTTCTCCCGATAACTTATATGTGTTTGGTCATTCTCTCGGTGGCGCGATCGCGCTAGAATTAGCCAATCGCCAGCCAGAAATCCCAGGTTTAATCGTTGAGGGGTCTTTTACTTCTATCAAGGATATGGCGACCCATATTGGGCAATACAATTGGCTTCCCCTGAATTGGGTACTCACACAACGGTTTAACTCAAAAGAAAAGCTATCTTCTCTTGATATGCCCATTTTCTACATTCATGGCACTAATGATCCTGTCGTCCCCTATGAAATGAGCAAAGAACTTTATCAAGCCTCAAAAGGAGAAGCAGAACTCTGGCTAGTAGAAGGGGCTGGTCATCATGATATTGGGGAGATCATGGGAGGCACTTATGAGCAAAAAGTCTGGGACTTTGTCATGGAAAAAAATCCTTCCTTGTCGCCCCAACCCTAA
- the ndk gene encoding nucleoside-diphosphate kinase has translation MERTFIMIKPDGVQRGLTGEIVKRLEQKGFNLVAMKMMNVSRELAEKHYDVHSDKPFFGNLVEFITSAPVVATVWEGEGVVASARKIIGATNPLTAEPGTIRGDYGISIGRNLIHGSDAVETAQREIALWFEESELTTWKPALQNWIYE, from the coding sequence TTGGAACGGACATTTATTATGATTAAGCCTGATGGCGTACAACGGGGCTTAACGGGAGAAATCGTCAAGCGTTTAGAGCAAAAAGGCTTTAATCTTGTCGCTATGAAAATGATGAACGTCTCTCGGGAACTTGCCGAAAAACACTATGACGTTCACAGTGATAAACCTTTCTTTGGCAACTTAGTTGAATTTATTACTTCTGCGCCTGTAGTTGCTACGGTTTGGGAAGGGGAAGGCGTTGTCGCTTCCGCCAGAAAAATTATTGGGGCAACTAATCCGCTTACTGCCGAACCTGGAACGATTCGCGGTGATTATGGCATCAGTATTGGGCGGAATTTAATTCATGGCTCTGATGCTGTGGAAACTGCACAAAGAGAAATTGCTCTCTGGTTTGAGGAGTCGGAACTCACCACCTGGAAACCAGCTCTTCAAAATTGGATTTACGAATAG
- a CDS encoding TerD family protein, with protein MGIQLTTGQKFSLRKQAPGLNVLLCGLRWEVRQKKGLKKIFQSDLDLDISVLCLNEAGKIEKSSDVVYYGNLTHPSGAISHLGDNLTGENITPVATEKHEDEDETEIHDKEQILVTLPQVPKRIKRLVIFTNIYEAASRRQNLGQLENAHVRLVDLEHEEEIASYDLSHDDFKDDTGMILAEIYRQENQWQVEVVGKGVKVASLQELVEQYYEY; from the coding sequence ATGGGAATTCAATTAACAACTGGACAAAAATTTTCTCTTAGAAAGCAAGCCCCCGGATTAAATGTTCTTCTCTGTGGATTACGTTGGGAAGTAAGGCAAAAAAAAGGACTGAAAAAAATATTTCAATCAGATTTAGATTTAGATATTTCAGTGTTATGCTTAAACGAAGCAGGTAAAATAGAAAAAAGTAGTGATGTCGTTTATTATGGCAACTTAACCCATCCTTCCGGAGCAATTAGTCATTTAGGGGATAATTTAACAGGAGAAAATATTACCCCAGTAGCCACCGAAAAACATGAGGATGAAGATGAAACAGAAATCCATGATAAGGAACAAATTTTAGTAACGCTCCCCCAAGTGCCAAAACGGATTAAAAGGTTAGTTATCTTTACAAATATCTATGAGGCTGCTTCTCGCCGTCAAAATTTAGGACAACTAGAAAATGCCCATGTCCGTTTAGTAGATTTAGAGCATGAGGAAGAAATTGCTTCTTATGATTTAAGCCATGATGATTTTAAAGATGATACAGGCATGATTTTAGCAGAAATTTATCGTCAGGAAAATCAATGGCAAGTAGAAGTTGTGGGGAAGGGAGTGAAAGTAGCTAGTTTACAAGAATTAGTAGAACAGTATTATGAATACTAA
- the gatA gene encoding Asp-tRNA(Asn)/Glu-tRNA(Gln) amidotransferase subunit GatA, translated as MASIRELHQQLVNKERSAQELTQETFARIEALEPKLHSFLHLMKEEAEATAKKVDEKIASGEEIGLLEGLPIGVKDNMCMTGVPTTCGSRILENFVPPYESTVTGKLKQAGAVLVGKTNLDEFAMGSSTENSAYALTSNPWDTSRVPGGSSGGSAAAVAAEECVAALGSDTGGSIRQPASFCGVVGIKPTYGLVSRFGLVAFASSLDQIGSFGRSVEDAAVLLGAIAGHDPADSTSLNIEIPDYTQYLTPELPKDRKLKIGVITETFGEGLSEEVKTAVEAGIEQFKALGAEIVEISCPRFRYGLPAYYIIAPSEASSNLARYDAVRYGKRSEEADNLLSMYTKTRAEGFGAEVKRRIMVGTYTLSAGYYDAYYLKAQKVRTLIKQDFQKAFESVDLLVCPTAPTTAFKAGEKTDDPLSMYLSDLTTVPVSLAGLPALNLPCGFDSQGLPIGMQLIANVLREDQLLHTAYVYEQATDWHKQSPEIS; from the coding sequence ATGGCATCAATCCGAGAGTTACATCAACAGTTAGTTAATAAGGAACGCTCTGCACAAGAACTAACCCAAGAAACCTTCGCGCGTATTGAAGCGTTAGAACCGAAGTTACATAGTTTTCTTCACTTGATGAAAGAGGAAGCAGAAGCTACAGCGAAAAAGGTGGATGAAAAAATTGCTTCAGGAGAGGAGATTGGTTTATTAGAAGGGCTTCCCATTGGGGTAAAAGATAATATGTGTATGACGGGAGTGCCAACTACTTGTGGCTCTCGGATTTTAGAGAATTTTGTCCCTCCTTATGAGTCAACGGTAACGGGTAAGTTAAAGCAAGCTGGGGCGGTATTAGTGGGGAAAACGAATCTTGATGAGTTTGCGATGGGGAGTTCTACGGAAAATTCGGCTTATGCCCTAACGTCTAATCCTTGGGATACCTCACGAGTTCCTGGGGGATCATCAGGAGGTTCAGCCGCTGCAGTGGCGGCGGAAGAATGTGTGGCGGCGTTGGGTTCAGATACAGGGGGATCAATTCGTCAACCTGCGTCTTTTTGTGGTGTGGTGGGAATTAAACCCACTTATGGCTTAGTGTCTCGCTTTGGTTTAGTGGCGTTTGCTTCTTCTTTGGATCAAATTGGCTCTTTTGGGCGTAGTGTAGAGGATGCAGCGGTTTTATTAGGCGCGATCGCAGGTCATGATCCAGCCGATAGCACAAGTTTAAATATTGAGATTCCCGACTATACCCAATATTTAACCCCTGAGTTACCCAAAGATCGCAAGCTCAAAATTGGCGTAATCACAGAAACTTTTGGCGAAGGACTCTCTGAGGAGGTTAAAACGGCGGTTGAAGCGGGAATTGAACAATTTAAGGCGCTCGGTGCAGAAATTGTAGAGATCTCTTGTCCTCGTTTCCGTTATGGGTTGCCTGCTTATTATATTATTGCTCCTTCGGAAGCGTCTTCTAATTTGGCGCGGTATGATGCGGTGCGCTATGGAAAACGCAGTGAGGAGGCAGACAATTTACTCTCAATGTACACTAAGACCCGTGCGGAGGGGTTTGGTGCCGAGGTAAAACGTCGCATTATGGTGGGAACTTATACCCTTTCAGCAGGTTATTATGATGCTTATTATTTGAAGGCGCAAAAGGTAAGAACGCTGATTAAACAGGATTTTCAGAAGGCGTTTGAGTCAGTAGATTTATTAGTGTGTCCCACAGCACCAACGACGGCGTTTAAGGCAGGAGAAAAAACGGATGATCCCTTGAGTATGTATCTATCGGACTTAACAACCGTTCCTGTAAGTTTAGCAGGATTACCAGCGCTCAATCTTCCTTGTGGGTTTGATTCTCAAGGCTTACCGATTGGAATGCAGTTGATTGCTAATGTATTAAGAGAGGATCAACTGTTGCATACAGCCTATGTTTATGAACAAGCAACAGATTGGCATAAACAAAGTCCAGAAATTAGTTAA
- a CDS encoding glycoside hydrolase family 10 protein, which produces MASVLLTLQTVANSYSMSERSEIRGTWLTNIDSEILFSTSALDEAINRLEKLNFNTLYPTVWQGGYSLYPSQITEEVYGEKVYPISGLESRDMLAEVIAKGHEAGMRVIPWFEFGFMAPADSALAQQHPEWLTQRQDGTQIEMKGEDEIVWLNPFHPEVQEFILDLVTEIVGNYDVDGIQFDDHFALSVEFGYDDYTKELYQTEINANPPEDPRETFWVRWRADQLNQFMEKLFHTIKATNPNCLVSVSPNPLHFSLPSSLQDWFTWERKGYVEELVLQVYRRDLEQFNSELERTEVELAKDHIPFAVGILSGLKDNPTPIEMVSKQVKAVRDRDFDGVSFFFYESLWHWGEKSPQERETVISNLFN; this is translated from the coding sequence ATGGCAAGTGTTTTATTGACTTTACAAACAGTAGCCAATAGTTATTCAATGTCAGAACGTTCAGAAATACGGGGAACTTGGCTTACGAATATTGATAGTGAAATATTATTTTCCACTTCCGCATTAGATGAGGCAATTAATCGTTTAGAAAAGTTGAATTTTAATACTCTCTATCCCACGGTTTGGCAAGGCGGATATTCTCTTTATCCCAGTCAAATTACTGAAGAAGTTTATGGAGAAAAAGTGTATCCAATTTCGGGATTGGAATCTCGGGATATGTTAGCAGAGGTAATTGCAAAAGGGCATGAAGCAGGAATGAGAGTAATTCCTTGGTTTGAATTTGGCTTTATGGCTCCTGCAGACTCAGCTTTAGCCCAGCAACACCCGGAATGGTTAACTCAACGCCAAGATGGAACGCAAATTGAAATGAAAGGAGAAGATGAAATTGTTTGGCTGAATCCCTTTCATCCTGAGGTACAAGAGTTTATTCTGGATTTAGTTACAGAAATTGTGGGAAATTATGACGTAGATGGGATTCAATTTGATGATCATTTTGCCTTATCTGTGGAATTTGGGTATGACGATTATACAAAGGAACTATATCAAACAGAAATTAATGCTAATCCTCCAGAAGATCCTCGGGAAACCTTTTGGGTGCGCTGGCGTGCTGATCAATTAAATCAGTTTATGGAAAAGCTGTTTCATACGATTAAAGCAACTAATCCTAATTGTTTAGTTTCAGTTTCTCCTAATCCGCTACATTTTTCGTTACCTAGTTCGCTTCAAGACTGGTTTACTTGGGAAAGAAAAGGCTATGTTGAAGAATTAGTTTTACAGGTTTATCGTCGCGATTTAGAACAGTTTAATTCTGAATTAGAGAGAACTGAAGTTGAATTAGCCAAGGATCATATTCCCTTTGCGGTTGGCATTTTAAGTGGTTTGAAAGATAATCCCACCCCCATAGAAATGGTTTCTAAACAAGTTAAAGCAGTGCGCGATCGCGATTTTGATGGGGTTTCCTTCTTCTTTTATGAAAGCCTCTGGCATTGGGGAGAAAAGTCCCCACAAGAGCGAGAAACTGTCATTTCTAACCTATTTAATTAA